The window TTGATCTGCTACCTGTCAAGTTCTCAATTTAATTATCAACATTTTTTTCTTTAAATCTTCTATATCCATATGGACTTCTATTACCTAAATTTCTCTGTAATCTTTCTTCATTGTAAAATCTTATATAATCTCTTATATCTTCTTTAAGATCTCTTAAATTATTATACTTTTTTAAAAAATATTTTTCTGCCTTTATATTTCCAAAAAATCCTTCCATTGGACCATTGTCAATACATTTTCCAACTCTTGATTACTATGGATTATTCCTAATTCCTCTAATGCTTCCTTATATTCCAGTGAAGTAAATTGTTTGCCCCTATCACTATGCAGAATCCTTCTTTCTTTTTTCTCTGAGGTAAAACTATTTCTTAAGACTTTTAATACTAATTCTGTATTAGCTTTATCTGAAAGAGAAAATGACAAAATAGATTTATCATACAAATCCAATGTGGCACATAAATATATTTTTTTATCATTTCCATATTTAAATTCTGTTATATCTGT is drawn from Fusobacterium sp. DD2 and contains these coding sequences:
- a CDS encoding IS3 family transposase — encoded protein: MEGFFGNIKAEKYFLKKYNNLRDLKEDIRDYIRFYNEERLQRNLGNRSPYGYRRFKEKNVDN